The proteins below are encoded in one region of Triticum aestivum cultivar Chinese Spring chromosome 1B, IWGSC CS RefSeq v2.1, whole genome shotgun sequence:
- the LOC123085823 gene encoding zinc finger protein ZAT12-like, which yields MMKRFAFEERDMARMLLLVSREQAMPVAARGDRAPERAFVCKTCDRVFPSFQALGGHRASHKKPRLDGDGDFKPKMHGCSICGLEFAVGQALGGHMRRHRAMVAGGDGVTAGPPAKTTDNLEDSNNAVVVVGSGGGIKPGLWLDLNHPPCDDVGGSDVDHGECGHDTAAAGYTFHQFLDAGAMAVDCVGY from the coding sequence ATGATGAAGAGATTTGCGTTCGAGGAGAGGGATATGGCGCGCATGCTGCTGCTGGTGTCGCGGGAGCAGGCGATGCCGGTGGCTGCACGCGGTGACCGCGCCCCGGAGCGCGCGTTCGTCTGCAAGACGTGCGACCGCGTGTTCCCGTCGTTCCAGGCGCTGGGCGGGCACCGGGCCAGCCACAAGAAGCCGAGACTGGACGGCGACGGCGACTTCAAGCCCAAGATGCACGGCTGCTCCATCTGTGGCCTCGAGTTTGCCGTCGGCCAGGCGCTCGGCGGCCACATGAGGCGTCACCGTGCCATGGTTGCAGGAGGCGATGGCGTCACAGCGGGTCCGCCGGCGAAGACGACCGACAACCTTGAGGACAGTAACAACGCCGTTGTGGTTGTTGGCAGCGGAGGAGGCATCAAGCCCGGGCTGTGGCTTGACCTGAACCACCCGCCGTGTGACGATGTGGGTGGCAGTGACGTCGATCATGGCGAGTGCGGCCATGACACCGCAGCCGCTGGGTACACGTTCCACCAGTTTTTGGATGCCGGCGCCATGGCGGTGGACTGCGTCGGCTACTAG